The stretch of DNA GCCGCGCGCCATCGAGTTCCCGACGACGGGGGGCGGGCGGGCGCACGCGCTCTTCTACGGCCCGCGCAACGCCGAGTACATCGGCCCCTTCGGTGCCCGCCCTCCCCTCATCGTGCAGAGCCATGGCGGCCCCACCGCACAGGCGAGCGCGCTCTTCGACCTGAAGATCCAGTTCTGGACGAGCCGCGGCTTCGCCGTCGTCGACGTCGACTACCGGGGCAGCACCGGCTACGGGCGCGCCTACCGCGAGGAGCTCGCCGGCGGCTGGGGCATCGCCGACGTCGAGGACTGCATCGCGGCGGCCCGCCACCTCGCGAAGGAGGGGCGCGTCGACCGCAACAAGCTGGTGATCCACGGCGGCAGCGCCGGCGGCTTCACGACGCTGTGCGCGCTCACCTTCCACCGCGTCTTCGCCGCGGGGGCGAGCTACTACGGGGTCTCGGACCTCAGCGCGCTGGCGCGCGACACCCACAAGTTCGAGGCGAACTACCTGGAGAAGCTGGTCGGCCCCTACCCCGCCGCGGCCGAGACCTACGCCGAGCGCTCGCCGATCCACCACGCCGAGCAGCTCTCGAGCCCGGTGATCTTCTTCCAGGGCATGGAGGACGCGGTCGTCCCGCCGGCCCAGACCGAGGAGATGTACGACGCGCTCCGCAGGAGGGGGATCGCGACCGCCTACCTCGCCTTCCCCGGCGAGCAGCACGGCTTTCGGCGCGCCGAGACGATCATCGCCGTCGCCGAGGCCGAGCTCTCCTTCTACGCCCAGGTGCTCGGCTTCACCCCCGCCGACGAGGTGCCGAAGGTGGCGATCGCCAACCGCACGACGCTCATCCACTGAGCGGGCGCGCGGGCAGGCCCGTGCCCGGCCGCCCCCGGCCCGTGGCTCAGCGGGGCGTGCGACCGAAGAAGGCGGCGAGGCGGTCGAGGGGCGGCGCGTCCGCGGCGAGCTCGACGGGGACGCCGAAAGCGCCGCCGGGCTCGCGTGGCCGGCCGGCGAGCATCTCCTCGTAGAGGGCGATGCAGCCCGGCACGAGCGCCTCGGGAAGCACCGCCGCCGACTGCCCGGTGGCGTTCGCGAGGTCCCAGCCGTGCACCATGTACTCGTTGGTCCGCATCGCCGCGAGGCGAGCGCCGCTCACGGCGCCGAGGCGGTGCCCCTCGTAGCTGGCCTCGAGCGCCCCCGGCTCGCCGAGCGCGCCGACGAATTCTCCGAGCGCCGCCCGGTAGGCCGCCGCCGGGTCCTCGCCGAGCTGGTCGACGCTGCGGTCGGGCGCGGGCTCGGCACGCAGCATCGTCGTGAACCACTGCGTACCGGTGACGACGTGGTTGAGCAGCGCGCGCACGTCCCACTCGCTGCAGGGCGTCGCCGCGGCGAGCTGTGCGGCGCTCGTGCCGGCGACGAGCTCGCCGAAGGCGCTCCCCGCCTGCTGCAGGTCTTCCAGGCTCCCCACGGCGCCCCCCTTCCTCGGTCGCGCCGATGGTACGTGCGGCGAGAAGACGCTGTCGCTGCGGCCTGCGGCACGGGGCGGAGCCGATAGCTTGCTCGCATGCGCAGATCCCTAGCCACCTCGCTCGCGCTCGGCCTCGCCGGCGCCCTCTCGCTCTCGGCGCTCCCCGCCGGGGCCTCCGCCCCCACCGCGACCTCGGTGCTCGGCGCGGCGAAGAAGGCGATCGCCGGCGAGTCCGGGGTGCACATCGTCGTCGCCGCCGTCTCGGGCAAGACCAGCAACAAGGTCGTCGCCGATCTCGGCGCCAAGACCGGGATGGAGTCGGTGACGTCGGGCAAGGCGCAGGCGACGGTGAAGGTCACCGACAAGGCCGCCTACATCGGGGGCAACTCGACGGGCCTCACCTCGCTGATCGGCCTCACCGCCGCGCAGGTGAAGAAGGTCGGCAAGCTCTGGATCTCGGTGAAGTCCGGCACCAGCGAGTACACCCAGCTGAAGACCGAGACGACGATCGCCGCCGTCGCCAGCATCCTCCCGAACGCGACCGGCACGGCGCTCACGACCGGTCAGGCCGGGACGAGCCCGCTCTACATCTTGAAGTGGACCGTCGCCGCCACCTCGACCGCGCCGAAGCTCTCCGACACCGTGAAGCTGCAGGCCAAGGGGGCCACCCTCCCCGTCGAGGAGGACGAGACCGACTCCGCCGGCTCCGGCTCGACGAAGTTCACCAAGTGGGGCGAGCACGTCTCGATCAGCCCGCCAGCCACCGCCTCGACGATCGATATCTCCAAGGTCACCGGCTGATCTCGTCGCCGGTAGGTCGCGAGGTAGCGACCCCGGCGATCCTCTCTCGCGGCCGGGCCGACCGGCTCGCACCGCGAAGGAGGATGCGATGGCGACGTCGCTCGATGGCTTCCACTTCGGCTCGACCTTCCGGCTGCTCGCCTGGGAGGACCCCGTCGGCGAGGTCGCCGGCGTCGATCCCCGCTCGAGCTACGTGACCCGCTACTGGCTCCCCTTCCTCGGCCCCTCGACGACCCTCCTCCTCGGCCTGCTCGCGGCGCGCCTCGACGCCTTGCCCGCGGGCTGTGAGCCCGAGGTCGCCGAGCTCGCCTTCGCGCTCGGCCTCGGCCAGCACCCCGGACGCCACGGGCCGCTGCTGCGTGCCGTCGCCCGCGCCGTCGACTTCCGCCTCGCCGCGGTGCGCGGCGCGGGCACCCTCGCCGTGCGCCGCCACCTCCCGCCACTGCCGGCACGCCTCGCGGCGCGTCTCCCCGAGGGTCTCGCCGCGGAGCACGCCGCGCTCCTCTCCTCGAAGAGCCCGGCGCTCCCCCTCGACGCGCTCGCCCGGCGCGGCCGCCAGCTCGCCCTCAGCCTCCTCGAGCTCGGCGAGAGCGCGGACGAGGCCGAGCGCCAGCTGCTGCGCTGGCGCTTCCCGCCGCCGCTCGCCCGCCACTGCGCCCGATGGGCGGCGGCACAGCGCGCCGGCGCGGACGATCCCGCGGGCCTCGCGGCGGTGCTCGTCTCGAAGCCCACGGGGACGGGTCGCTGACCGAGCCCCGCGACGCGCAACTGCCGACGGAACGGACAGATCGTCCGCTCCGTCGGCAGCGACACAGCTACCTCTTCGTGTCCTCCCGCTGACCTACCGCACCGCGGCCGGGAAGACGGCCACCTTCGCGCCCTGGATGCGGGCGACGACGCTCATCCGGTAGTAGGTGAACGAGCCGCTGTTCGCAAAGCTCGTGACGCCCGCCGGCGTGAGACGGAAGGCGACGCGGCCATTCTTCCCGGCACCGAGCGACACCTTGGCGGTGGCGAGCGCCACGTGACGGACGACCATGTGCTTGCCGACCATGTGGTTACGGGCCACCGTCAGCGCCGCCGTGCCCTGGCAGAGGACGCCGGCCCGGCAACTGAACATCATCGTCACCTGCTTGGGCGACTTGATCTTGCCCACGGTCCGCACGAGGCCGGCCCTGGGCGTCGCGGCGATGACGAAGGCGGGGTCGTAGCTGAAGGGGATGGTGGTCATGCCGGAGTGGGTCGCAGTGGCGTTCAGGTGCAGGCCCGTGGGGACGACCTGGTAGATGGAGTCGCCACGGTGGATCGTCTTGTCGAGCACCACCAGTCTGATCGGCTTGCTCGCGGGCGGCGAGGTGCCGGACGGCGTGACCCACGAGATCGCGAAGCCGAGCTCGTAGCCCTTACCCTTGGGCAGTTCACTGGCGAGCGTCGTGCTGACGAGGATCGGATAGAGGCTGACGACCGTGCCCGGCGGCAATGCGCCGGGGGGAATCGTGAGGGTCGCCGAACCGTTGGAGTCGGTCGCCTTCAGCGTGGTCGCGAGACCGGCGACCACGGTGCCGGTCGTCGGCGTGCCGACAGACGAAGCGCTGATACCAACGGGGAGGGGCGCGCTGCCCGCCACAACGGCGAGCGAGAGCGCCGCGGTCGCCGACTGTGCCGGCGGTCCGTTGTCAGAGACCTTGAAGGTCACCGGCGAGGCGCCGACCGCGGTCGGCGTCCCGGAGATCACCCCTGCCGAGCTCAAGCTGAGACCAGCGGGGAGTGACCCTGAGCTGACCGAGTAGCTGAAGTTGCCCGAACCGCCCGAAGTGGCGAGCGAGGAGGAATAGCTCACGCCGGTGGTCGCGGCCGGAAGGCTCGAGGTCGTGAGGGCGAGCTGTGCGAGAGAGGTGAACGCCAACGGCAGCGTCTTGATCGGCGTGCTGGTGTCGTTGTACTCACCGGCGGCCGTGCAGACTCCCGAGACGGGACAGGAAATTGCCGCCGGTGAGGAGAACTCGCTCATGGCGACCGTGGTCGCGTTCGCCGGCGCCACGAGCGCAGTGGGGGTAGCGAAGGTACCGGAGGTCTCCGTCGCCATCATCGAGGCTCCGTCAAAGGTGGCGTCGAGGGTGTAGCCCCCGACCGCGGTGCAGTTCCCTGGGCTCGTGCAGCTGACGCCGTTCATCGTGGCGGCCTGATCGCCGGGGATGCTCACGGCATTGGACGGAAGGCCGAGCTGCACCGACGGCGCGAAGGTCCCCGAGCTCTGCGTCGACGTCAGCGGCTCGAAATCGCCCGCCGCGTCGGTGAAGAAGCCAACGGCGGTGCAGTTACCGGCGCTCGGGCAACTGACCCCCGTGAAGTTGGCGGTCCGCTGGCTCGAGGGAGCGGCGGAGGGAGGCGCCACGAGCGCAGCGGCGCCGAAGGAGCCGCCGTTTTGCGTGGCGACCATCAGCGACAGGGTGCTGGCGGTGTCCGCGTAGTTACCGACCGCTGTGCAGTTGCCTGCGCTGGTGCAGCTGATGGAGTGGAGGGTGCCGGTGGGGTTCGTCGAAGTCGACGCGGGGCTGGCGACCTCGACGGCGGTCGACCAGCCGCCCGAGGTCTCGTTGAGCGACATCGCCTGCTGGTTCGAAGGAGCGATGGCGTAGTCACCGACAGCGGTGCAGTTGCCGACACTCGAGCAGCTGACCGCGTCAAGCTCGGCGAACTGCTGGCCGACAGTGGCGAATGCGTTGGCGGGGAGGGAGGCCTCGACGGCTGTCGCGGCGGTCCCGTTCGCGATGGTGACCGCCATCGTCTGCTCAGAACCCGTGGAATCGGTGTAGTTGCCGACTGCGGAGCAGTTGCCGACGCTCGAGCAGCTGACGCCGTTGAGCGAGGCGGTCTGGGCTCTGGCGGTCGCCATTGCGTTGCCGGGGAGGGCGACCTCGACGGCGGTGGCGAAGGTACCGCCTGTCTCGGCGACGGCCAAGCCCTGCTGGTTATTGGCGGTGTCGGTGTACTGGCCGACCGCCACGCAGTTCCCGACCGAAGCACAGCTGATGTTGCTGAAGAAAGCGCTGGGCGAGGAGGTGTTGGCGTTCGCCGGCAGTTGCAGCGTGACGCCCGTGTTGAAGACGGCCGTCGCCGCGGAGGCCGCGAGCGGTGCCACCACGAGGGAAGTACCGACGAGGGCCCCGAGGCCAGCGACGACACCGAGGGCCCGCAGGCGCAGTCGCGCATGGCCACGGCCGCTTTCAGGCGCGGGGCGCGAACGACTCAAATAGAAAAAGCGATGCAAGTTGACTCCCAATGCAAAGAGGGCGACGACGCCACACCAATTGTCGGAGCGCAACGCAATTCGCTTGTTCCAAAGCAAGTATAGCGGGTTTCATTACGATTTCCAGTAGCGCTTCGTTCGATCTAGAGCGGCGACCTCTTTCCGCAAAGTCGTGGCCCGTGAATTTCCGATCGCGCAGCCAGAGCGATACAGCCGCTCACTCGCGAGAGGTGCTGCAGCGAACACGCCGGTTTCGACGAAGAGCGGAGGTGTCCAGCCCGGCTGAGGTGGACCGGTAACGTGCCGAGGTGCACGATTACCTCTCCCTGCTCGGTGAGCGCGTCCTCATCTACGACGGCGCGACCGGCACCAACCTGCAGCTGCGCGAGCTCTCGGCCGACGACTTCGGAGGGCCGTCGCTCGAGGGCTGCAACGAGCACCTCGTCCTCACCCGCCCCGACGTCGTGCAGGACATCCACCGCTCCTTCCTCGAGGTCGGCGTCGACGCGGTGAAGACGAACTCCTTCGGCGCGTTCTCGGTGGTGCTCGCCGACTACGGCATCGCCGACCAGGCGCACACCCTGGCGCGACGCTCCGCCGAGCTCGCCCGCGAGGTCGCCGACGGCTACACGACCCCGGACCGCCCCCGCTTCGTCGCCGGCGCGATCGGCCCCGGGACCAAGTTCCCGACGCTCGGCCAGATCCCCTTCGCGGCGCTCCGCGACGCGTACCAGGAGGAGGCCGACGGCCTCCTCGAAGGGGGCGTCGACCTGCTGCTCATCGAGACGAGCTTCGACCTGCTCTCCGCGAAGGCGGCGATCATCGGGGCCCGCCGAGCGATGCGCAACGTCGGCCGTGAGGTCCCCCTGCAGGTACAGGTGACGATCGAGCTCACCGGGCGGATGCTGCCGGGCACCGAGATCGCCGCCGCCCTCTGCGCCCTCGAGGCGATGCGCCCCGACGTCATCGGCCTCAACTGCGCGACCGGCCCCGCAGAGATGTACGAGCCGCTCCGCCACCTCACGGCGCACTCCCGGATCCCCATCTCCGCGCAGCCGAACGCGGGTCTGCCGAGTGTGCGTGAGGGCAAGATGCACTACGACCTCACCCCCGACGAGCTCGCCGAGCACCTCTTCACCTTCGCCGGCGAGCTCGGCGTCTCGGTGGTCGGCGGCTGCTGCGGCACGACCCCGGCGCACATGCGCGCCGTCGTCGAGCGCTGCGGCGGCCTCGCCTCGCCTTCCCGCCCGGTCGTGCACGAGGCGGGCGCGACCTCGCTCTACAGCTTCGTCCCCTTCGCCCAGGAGACCTCCTTCCTCGTCGTCGGGGAGCGGACCAACGCGAACGGCTCGCTGCGCTTTCGCGAGGCGATGCTCGCCGGTGACTTCGACACCACGACGGCGATGGCCCGCGACCAGGTGAAGGAGGGCGCGCACGTCATCGACGTGTGCGTCGACTACACCGGCGCGGACGGCCTGGCGAACATCGGCGAGGTCGTCTCCCGCCTCGCGACGCAGTGCTCGGTGCCGGTGATGATCGACTCCACCGAGTCCGACGTGGTGCGCACCGCCCTCGAGTGGCTCGGCGGGCGGAGCATCCTCAACTCGGTCAACCTCGAGGACGGCGACGCGCCGGGCACCCGCCTCGACGCCTTCCTCTCCCTCGCCGCGGAGCACGGAGCGGCGGTCGTCTGCACCTGCATCGACGAGGAGGGCCAGGCGCGCACCGCGGACTGGAAGGTGCGGGCCGCGAGGGCGATCCACGACCTCGCCGTCGGCCGCTACGGCCTCTCCCCCGAGGACCTCTTCTTCGACCCGCTCGCGCTGCCGCTCTCGACGGGGATGGAGGAGAGCCGCCGCGACGGGATCGAGACCATCGAGGCGATCGGGCGCATCAAGGCCGAGCTGCCCGGGGTGCACACCGTCCTCGGCCTCTCGAACGTCTCCTTCGGCCTCTCGGCCGCCACCCGCCAGGTCCTCAACTCGGTCTTCCTGCACGAGTGCGTGCAGGCGGGGCTCGACGCGGCGATCGTGCACGCGGCGCGCATCCTGCCGCTGCACCGCATCGACGAGCAGGCCCGCGAGCTCTGCCTCGACCTCATCTACGACCGGCGACGCGAGGGCTACGACCCGCTCTCCTCGCTGATCGAGCACTTCTCCGGCGCGAGCCACTCCTCGGCGGCCGCCGAGGACCGCAGCGGCTGGCCGGTCGAGCAGCGCCTCTCGCGGCGCATCGTCGACGGCGACCGCGTCGGGCTGGAGGACGACCTCGACGAGGCGCTGGCCGCGGGGACCGCGGCGCTCGACATCGTGAACGACACGCTCCTCGTCGGGATGAAGGAGGTCGGCGAGCTCTTCGCCTCGGGAGAGATGCAGCTCCCCTTCGTCCTCCAGTCCGCGGAGACGATGAAGGCCGCCGTCACCCACCTCGAGCCGCACATGGAGCGCAGCGAGAGCGGGGGACGCGGGCGGGTCGTCCTCGCCACGGTGAAGGGCGACGTGCACGACATCGGCAAGAACCTCGTCGACATCATCCTCACCAACAACGGCTACGAGGTGCACAACCTCGGCATCAAGGTGCCGATCAGCGACATGCTGCAGCGCGCCGAGGAGGTCGCCGCCGACGCGATCGGGATGAGCGGGCTGCTCGTGAAGTCGACGCTCATCATGCGCGAGAACCTCGAGGAGATGAACCGCCGCGGCGTCGACAAGCTGCCCGTGCTCCTCGGCGGTGCCGCCCTCACCCGCAGCTACGTCGAGCGCGACCTGCGCGCGGTCTACAAGGGGCGCCTCTTCTACGGGCGCGACGCCTTCGAGGGGCTGCGGGTCCTCGAGCGGCTGATGGAGCTGCGCGACCAGGGGGTCGAGGACCCCGACTTCGGGCGCGCCCCGGGCGGGCGGGTGCTGCCGCCCCGAAAGAGCCAGCGCCCCCGCCCCGAGGACGCCGCGCCGGTGCGCTCGACGAGCGTCGCTACCGACAACCCGCTCTTCGTGCCCCCCTTCACCGGGACGCGGGTGGCGAAGGGGATCCCCCTCGACGACATCACCGACTACCTGAACGAGACGGCGCTGTTCCGCAACCAGTGGGGCTACCGCCCCGAGGCCGACGAGAACGACGCCGACTTCAAGGCGCGAGTGCGCGCCGAGCTGCGCGCCCGCCTCGACGCGGCGAAGGCCGACGACGTCCTCGTCCCCCAGGTGGTGTGGGGCTACTTCCCCGCCAACTCCGACGGCAACGACCTCATCATCTGGTCCGACGTCGACCGCACCGCCGAGCTGCTGCGCTTCAGCCTCCCTCGCCAGGCGGTCGAGCCGAACCTGTGCATCGCCGACTTCTTCCGCCCGATCACCGACGAGGTCACCGACGTCGCCGCCTTCTTCCTCGCGACGATGGGGCACAAGGCGAGCGAGCGGGCCCGCGAGCTCTTCGCCGCCGACCGCTACCTCGACTACGTCGGGCTGCACGGCCTCTCGGTGGAGATGACCGAGGGCCTCGCCGAGCTCTGGCACCACCGCATCCGCGAGGAGCTCGGCTACGCCTCCGAGGACGGCCCCTCGCTCAGCGGGCTGTTCCGCCAGAAGTACCGCGGCGGGCGCTACTCCTTCGGCTACCCGGCCTGCCCGAGCCTCGAGGACAACGCGAAGGTCGTCGAGCTGCTACGCGCCGAGCGGATCGGCGTGACGGTCTCGGAGGGCTTCCAGCTCGAGCCCGAGCAGACCACCCTCGCGATCGTCTGCCACCACCCCCAGGCGAAGTACTTCGTCGTCTGACAGCCCGGCGCTGCCCCGGAGCGGTGGCCGCGGCGGGTGCCGTGGGGCGGGGCGGACGGTAGGTTGGCGGCATGCCGACTGACGTGACCGACGCCTCCTTCGAGCACGACGTCCTCGACGTCTCGGCGACCCGCCCGGTCGTCGTCGACCTCTGGGCGCCCTGGTGCGGGCCCTGCCTCTCGCTCGGCCCGATCATCGAGAAGGTGGTCGACGAGACCGAGGGCGCGGTCGAGCTCGTGAAGGTGAACATCGACGAGAACCCGCAGGTCGCCGCCGCCTTCCAGGTGCAGTCGATCCCGGCCGTCTTCGCGATCAAGGACCGCAACGTGGTCGACGCCTTCGTCGGCGCGCTCGGTGAGGCCGCCGTCCGCGAGTTCGTCGGCCGCCTCGTCGAGGCCCCGAGCGAGGCGGACCAGCTGAGCGCAGCCGGCGACGAGGCCTCGCTGCGCAGAGCCCTCGAGCTCGAGCCCGACCACGGCCAGGCCCTCCTCGCCCTCGCCGAGCTGCTCTCCGAGCGGGGCGAGCACGAGGAGGTGCTGACGCTTCTGCAACGCCTCCCCGAGTCGCCCGAGAGCCGCCACCTCGCCGCCAAGGCGCGCCTCGCGG from Acidimicrobiales bacterium encodes:
- a CDS encoding TIGR03086 family metal-binding protein yields the protein MGSLEDLQQAGSAFGELVAGTSAAQLAAATPCSEWDVRALLNHVVTGTQWFTTMLRAEPAPDRSVDQLGEDPAAAYRAALGEFVGALGEPGALEASYEGHRLGAVSGARLAAMRTNEYMVHGWDLANATGQSAAVLPEALVPGCIALYEEMLAGRPREPGGAFGVPVELAADAPPLDRLAAFFGRTPR
- a CDS encoding Ig domain-containing protein; the protein is MAPLAASAATAVFNTGVTLQLPANANTSSPSAFFSNISCASVGNCVAVGQYTDTANNQQGLAVAETGGTFATAVEVALPGNAMATARAQTASLNGVSCSSVGNCSAVGNYTDSTGSEQTMAVTIANGTAATAVEASLPANAFATVGQQFAELDAVSCSSVGNCTAVGDYAIAPSNQQAMSLNETSGGWSTAVEVASPASTSTNPTGTLHSISCTSAGNCTAVGNYADTASTLSLMVATQNGGSFGAAALVAPPSAAPSSQRTANFTGVSCPSAGNCTAVGFFTDAAGDFEPLTSTQSSGTFAPSVQLGLPSNAVSIPGDQAATMNGVSCTSPGNCTAVGGYTLDATFDGASMMATETSGTFATPTALVAPANATTVAMSEFSSPAAISCPVSGVCTAAGEYNDTSTPIKTLPLAFTSLAQLALTTSSLPAATTGVSYSSSLATSGGSGNFSYSVSSGSLPAGLSLSSAGVISGTPTAVGASPVTFKVSDNGPPAQSATAALSLAVVAGSAPLPVGISASSVGTPTTGTVVAGLATTLKATDSNGSATLTIPPGALPPGTVVSLYPILVSTTLASELPKGKGYELGFAISWVTPSGTSPPASKPIRLVVLDKTIHRGDSIYQVVPTGLHLNATATHSGMTTIPFSYDPAFVIAATPRAGLVRTVGKIKSPKQVTMMFSCRAGVLCQGTAALTVARNHMVGKHMVVRHVALATAKVSLGAGKNGRVAFRLTPAGVTSFANSGSFTYYRMSVVARIQGAKVAVFPAAVR
- the metH gene encoding methionine synthase; this encodes MHDYLSLLGERVLIYDGATGTNLQLRELSADDFGGPSLEGCNEHLVLTRPDVVQDIHRSFLEVGVDAVKTNSFGAFSVVLADYGIADQAHTLARRSAELAREVADGYTTPDRPRFVAGAIGPGTKFPTLGQIPFAALRDAYQEEADGLLEGGVDLLLIETSFDLLSAKAAIIGARRAMRNVGREVPLQVQVTIELTGRMLPGTEIAAALCALEAMRPDVIGLNCATGPAEMYEPLRHLTAHSRIPISAQPNAGLPSVREGKMHYDLTPDELAEHLFTFAGELGVSVVGGCCGTTPAHMRAVVERCGGLASPSRPVVHEAGATSLYSFVPFAQETSFLVVGERTNANGSLRFREAMLAGDFDTTTAMARDQVKEGAHVIDVCVDYTGADGLANIGEVVSRLATQCSVPVMIDSTESDVVRTALEWLGGRSILNSVNLEDGDAPGTRLDAFLSLAAEHGAAVVCTCIDEEGQARTADWKVRAARAIHDLAVGRYGLSPEDLFFDPLALPLSTGMEESRRDGIETIEAIGRIKAELPGVHTVLGLSNVSFGLSAATRQVLNSVFLHECVQAGLDAAIVHAARILPLHRIDEQARELCLDLIYDRRREGYDPLSSLIEHFSGASHSSAAAEDRSGWPVEQRLSRRIVDGDRVGLEDDLDEALAAGTAALDIVNDTLLVGMKEVGELFASGEMQLPFVLQSAETMKAAVTHLEPHMERSESGGRGRVVLATVKGDVHDIGKNLVDIILTNNGYEVHNLGIKVPISDMLQRAEEVAADAIGMSGLLVKSTLIMRENLEEMNRRGVDKLPVLLGGAALTRSYVERDLRAVYKGRLFYGRDAFEGLRVLERLMELRDQGVEDPDFGRAPGGRVLPPRKSQRPRPEDAAPVRSTSVATDNPLFVPPFTGTRVAKGIPLDDITDYLNETALFRNQWGYRPEADENDADFKARVRAELRARLDAAKADDVLVPQVVWGYFPANSDGNDLIIWSDVDRTAELLRFSLPRQAVEPNLCIADFFRPITDEVTDVAAFFLATMGHKASERARELFAADRYLDYVGLHGLSVEMTEGLAELWHHRIREELGYASEDGPSLSGLFRQKYRGGRYSFGYPACPSLEDNAKVVELLRAERIGVTVSEGFQLEPEQTTLAIVCHHPQAKYFVV
- a CDS encoding tetratricopeptide repeat protein gives rise to the protein MPTDVTDASFEHDVLDVSATRPVVVDLWAPWCGPCLSLGPIIEKVVDETEGAVELVKVNIDENPQVAAAFQVQSIPAVFAIKDRNVVDAFVGALGEAAVREFVGRLVEAPSEADQLSAAGDEASLRRALELEPDHGQALLALAELLSERGEHEEVLTLLQRLPESPESRHLAAKARLAAEGGAPSGDGVEARLDALLERVKDDDAARQEFLDHLEAMDPEDPRRARYRRALSSKLF